In Methanoregula formicica SMSP, the DNA window CTTCTGTTCCATCATGTAACTGAGCACCTTCATCAGGAGCTCCGGGATAAGGGCATAGGTCCCGGACTTCTCGGTCCCCAGGACATCCATGGGAGGTATCTCAACAATAGCAACTTTTCCAGTTTCTGGCATACAGGAGAATCCTGTTTTCAAGTATTATCACTATGGCATGCAGGATGTGAAAATGAAGGGGTGTGGCACCGGGCGGACCGTGAAAAATGTTGCCACCCGTCGAAACGATTACGGAAAAATCAGATGGGTTTATAGTGGCCCCACTTGCCGAGGGCCTCTTTGAGCTCTTTTGCCTTCTTTGCCTTCTCCTCAAGGGATACTCCTTCCTGCCATGCCTCCATTGCCTGCATGGTCGCCTTCGCGCCGGCCCTTGTCCCCTTCGGGTGGCCGTGGATCCCGCCGGAGACGAGCAGGACCATCTCGGGGCCGTAGATATCCATCACGTCCGGCACCAGGCCCGGATGCAGGCCGCCTGACGAGACCGGGAACGCTGATTTGATCTTGCCCCAGTCCTGTTCGAGCAGCATTCCCTCAACTGCCGCGGTCTTCTTTTCGCGCAGCAGGTTCGCGAGCGCGAGCGACTCCTTGCGGGAGCCGGTCAGCTTCCCGACCGCGGTACCGGTGTGGATCTGTGAGACCCCGATAAGCCGCATGATCTTTGCCAGGAACTGCATGCTGATCCCATGCTTCCGGTTCCGGTCGAGCGCAGCATGCATGGCGCGGTGGGCGTGGATGGCAAGGCCGAGATCAGAACAGTAGTCCCGCATGGTCATGACAGCCGCGGTACCGGCAACCACGACATCGATCATGCAGTAGTTCCAGCCATTAGCAGCAAGGAGGTCGGCCCGCTTCTTCATTGTTTCGACGTCGGCTGTTATATTTAAGAACGCGGACTTCTTCTCACCGGTCTCTTTTTCCGCCTTGTCCCGGAGTTTTGTCATATACTTCACCCGGTCCTCGAATTTGTTGAACGAGGTGGAGGTGAGGTTCTCGTCATCCTTGACGAAATCGAAGCCGCCCATCCAGGTCTCGTACCCGATATCGGCATGCTCCTTTGCCGAGAACCCGATCTTCGGCTTGGGCACAGCGCCGGTGAGGGGGCGCTTTTGTATCCCCATCATCTTCCGGATCCCGTCGTTCCCGAAGTGCGGGCCCTGGAAATGCTTCAGGTATGCCGGGGGAAGCGCGACATCGATAAGGCGCAGGTTCCTCACCGCTTTCATCCCGAAGATGTTGCCCGCGATCCCGCTCATCAGCTGGACCGTGTTGCCCTCTTCCCAGAGCTCGATGGGATATGCGATCTTCACGACATTTCCCTCAATGTGGAACGCCGTTGCCTGCAGGGCCTTCATCCGGGGGGGCATGGAGAAGAGCGTTGTCCACGTGCCGGTCGAACTCTCTGATGCGATCCGGCCGGCGGCTTCCCTGCCGCTGACACCCGCCGCGGGCTCGAAATAGAAGAGGCAGACGAGGTCATCTTTTGCCGGTTCGTACTTCAGGTCAACGAATTCCTTGTACCAGTCAATCGCCATAGCAGTTCCTGTAATGTAGTAAAGGTTATCTTGGCTAAAAAAGGTGTACAATAGAATAACATTCCCTGCCACCGCATTTGTGGCCGGTGTTACGCAGCATAACAAACGGCGGGTGTGAACAGCACCCGTGTTTTCCGGATCATGAAGAACGAGGAGCATTCCGGCAGGATTCCGGCAGTCCTGGTCCACGGGTGGAACAGCCACCCGGGGATCTGGAACCGACTCTTGCCGCGGTTACAGGAAGCATTGATACCTGCGTGGGTGTTTGACCATACCGGCCTTGCCGACAGGAGCATACCGGAGATCGCAGCCGCGATCGGGGATTTTGTTCAGGGCAAGCGGGATGAGACCGGCTATTACGGGAACGTCGATGTTGTCTGCCATTCGGTCGGGACCTGCATTGCCCGCTATTACCTGGAGGTGATTGACGGGGAGAGGATGACTGCCCACGTCCGGCAGCTCATCGGCCTTGGCCCGCCCAACAACGGCTCCGCCATGGCCGAACTCTTCTTTGACCCGGTACAGGGCGCAGAGATCATCAACCGGCTCACGGGCGTATTCGTCCCCCCCGGATACGATCCCTCCTCTGACCGGATCGTGCACGATGTGCGGCCGGGAAGTGCGGTCATGCACAACCTCAGGAACGCAGGCATCCGCCAGGACATGGCCTACCATATCATCGTCACCGGAAATCCGGGGGAATCACCGGACTTCTTCCCCCTGTTCCACGGCGCAACCTGGGAGCGGGAAGAAGGCGGCAGGTATCGTCCCACCTTCCATGGCGACGGGCTTGTCACGCACAGCGAATCTGCCCTCCCGGGCATCTCGCTCGACATCATCACGGCAGGGCCCGGCACGGACGAGGAATCCCTGCCGCCCGGACAGTTCTGCCACATCCACCTGCCGCGAAACCCGGTGGTCATGGAACGCGTCCTTGGGTATCTCACGCTTCCGGCTGACCGTACCTGATCAGCCGGTATCGGCTTCCCGCCAGGGCTTGTGGGCGCTAACACGAGTGGATCATCGTAACCTCTTCCTGCCATTGCCCGGTTTGCCCGGATTCGTCCAAATTTTAATATACGATGATTGCTGGATTAGAAGTGTAGCGCCGGGAATTTGGTATGACGAAAGAACAATTCGAACTCAGGAAATTCGTTGCACCGGAGTTTGTGATCGGCTCCGATGCCCGTTTCCTCACCGGGAGGTATGCGAAGAACTTCGGCGCCCAAAACGTGCTCGTCGTCACCGGCCCGCATATCATCGACGCCGGCTGGGTAAAGGACGTAACGGCAAGTCTTGAAGAGGATGATATCGCGTTCACGGTCTTTTCCGGGGTTACCCCGAACCCCCGGGACTCCGAGGTCATGGCGGGGGCAAACGTCTATGACGAAGCCGGCTGCGATGCCATCGTTGCCGTGGGCGGGGGCAGCCCGATCGACTGCGCCAAGGGTATCGGTATTGTCTCCTCCAATAAAAGAACCATCCTGGACTTCGAAGGCGTGGACCAGATACGGGTCCCCCCGCCACCCATGATCTGCATCCCGACAACAGCCGGGACGGGTGCGGATGTTTCGCAGTTCGCCATCATCAACGACACGCAGCGGAAGGTGAAGATCGCCATCATCAGCAAGATGATCGTCCCGGACATTGCTCTCGTTGATCCCGAACCGCTCTCCTCCCTCTCACCGGAACTTACTGCCCATACCGGTATGGACGCGTTCACCCATAGCGTGGAGGCCTTTGTTTCGAATGCCAGTTCCCCGGTTACGGATGTCCATGCGTTTGAGTCCATCCAGCTTATGACCGGGTTTCTCCTGAAAGCATATCAGAACCCGGAGAATCTCGAATACCGCTACCAGACCATGCTCGGAAGCCTTGGCGCAGGCCTTGCGTTCTCGAACGCGAGCCTCGGCGCAGTCCATGCCATGGCGCACAGCCTCGGCGGCTTCTCGGATCTCCCGCACGGGGAATGCAATTCCCTGCTGCTCGAACACGTGATGGCATTCAACTACGACTCCTGCCCGGAACGCTACGAGACGGTAGGGAAGGCGATGGGCCTCGACCTTGCTTCTCCTTCACCTGCGGAGAGAAAAGATCGGATCATTGGATCGGTCAGGAACCTGCGTGAAGCGTTGGGTATCACCGACACGCTCGGGGACCTCGGGGTGACAAAGGCGGACATCCCGCAACTGGCGAAAAACGCCCTTCACGATCCCTGCATGGCAACCAACCCGCGACAACCCGCTGCGACAGATATTGAACGGATCTATGAAGAAGCACTCTGATTCAAGGACAGACTGGCAGGTCCAGCGCGACCGGATCATCGGCCTTGGTGAGTCATCCCTCCGGAAGAGTTACTATCCCGAACTGCGGGAAAAAATTGCCGAACTCGAAAAAAAGAACAGGGAGCTTCACGAGGCCTACGAGCTGCTGGCATCAAACGAGGAAGAACTCCGGCAGAACTATGATGAACTGAGCCGAAGGGAGCAGGAGATCCGGAGCGCAAAGCACTACCTGGAAGCGATCTACGAGGGATCGCCGGATATGATCTTCGTCCACTCTTCGGATGGCCATATCATCGATGTGAACGAGAATGTCCTTTCAGCCTTCGCTGTCTCCCGCGAGGAGCTCCTCTCTGCGGTACCATCGGACATGAGCGGGAAGGGGTATACCAACGAGATGGCGCTGGGCTACTTCCAGGCTGCGCTGAAAACCGGTAAGACGGAGTTCGAATGGGTGGGGAAAAGAAAGAACGGCGAGGAGTTCCCGCTCGATATCCGGCTCCGCCGGATCGATCACGTGCGCGATGACGGGACGATCGAGCCAAGGGTTCTTGCAATCCTCCGCGATATCAGCGAGGCCAAGATGGCAGAGCGGGCACTGGACCAGGCACGGAAGAAACTGAAGCTTTTAAACACCGTCATCTTTCAGGATATCCAGTCAACCGTCTTTGCCCTTTCCGCCTATATCCAGCTCTCGGGAAGCAGCCGCGACGGGTCAAAGGTTACAGCCTACCTGGACAAGGAAGCCTTCCTCATCAGCAAGATCGTCAGCTCGCTGAACTTTACGAAGAACTACCAGGACCTAGGGATGCAGCCCCCCAAGTGGCAGAATGTTGGTCAGGTCTTCCTGTACGCGATCTCCCACCTTGATTCCCTGAAGATCGGGCGCCGCATGGAGGTCGAAGGACTCGAGATCTATGCTGACCTGCTTTTGGAGAAGGTCTTCTTCAACCTGGTTGAGAACCGTTTCGTCCACGGCCAGGGAGTTACCGAGATCGCGCTCACGTACCGCGAGTCCGTGAACGGAATGACGATTGTCCTGACCGACAATGGTGTCGGGATCGAGAGTGAACAGAAATCCAGGATTTTTGAGCAGGGCGGAGGAAAGAGCAGCGGCCTTGGCCTCTTTCTGGCACGCGAGATCCTCTCCATCACCGGGATCACCATCACGGAGACCGGTGAAGCGGGAAAAGGCGTGCGGTTTGAGCTGCTGGTACCAAAAGGGGCGTACCGTTTCGCAGATCCGCCACAAAAAACCGTGTAACTGCGGGATGACGGGTGAGCGCCGTTGTTACGGCACAGTATTCCGGCAGGCCGGGCAGCTCAGGGCATAGTCGCGGATCGCTTCATTCCACGGAGTAAAACCAATACAGACCGCTGGTTTTGTCATGTGGATGCGGCAGTACACCTTCCCGTCACCGGCCCGGAAGAAGAACGGACAGTGCGTGAGTTTCTTTCCTTTGGGGCTGACCCAGTAATCGATTCGGGTGACACAGGGGAGGTCAGCTGCCGCAAGGTTCTCTGCAGTTGAATGCCGTCCATCTGCAAAGGTGATCCCCACATGCCGCAGGATATCGCTCCGTCCCTCCGCGATCCACGGCACGAGATCCTCCGGTATCCCTTTCTGGTCCCACCCCCACTTCTCGCAGCACTTTCCGCACTGCAGGCAGTCCTGCTTCCCCGGCATGGTTATATAACAGGTGTGTCTCCGGAAAGTATTGTAGGTATTGTATTACACAGGTAATGGCCCTGAAGACTGGTCCGCAAGTTCCGGCAGATCGGAAATTTACGTTCATGAAAAATAACCGGAAATTATTATGCTTGAATTATCCATGATTGGTATAAGATGGCGGGAAACGGAAAACCATCGGTCTTCATTGTCGAAGACGAATCTGTTGTCGCCCTGGACATACGGGATGTCCTGACCGGTTTTGGTTACCGTGTGGAAGGGATTGCAAAAACCGGGGAGGATGCACTGAAGAGGATTCCGGCTTCCCTTCCTGATATTGTCCTCATGGACATCCATCTTGCGGGGGAGATGGACGGGATCGATACCGCAGACCGGATACATTCTGAGTATCATATTCCGGTGATCTTCCTCACTGCGTATGCTGACGAAGCCCTGATTGAACGGGCAAAACAGACGCTGCCCTTTGGCTACATCATCAAACCATTCGGGGAACGCGAACTCCACTCTGCTATCGAGGTTGCAATCTACAAATCCGGGATGGAGAAGCGCTTGAAAGAGAGCGAGGAGAAATTCCGGACGCTTTTTGATTGTATCCCCGACGCGCTCTGTTACTGCCGCATGATCCGCAGTGAAGACGGAACACTGACCAATCTGGAGGTCATTACCGCAAACCCGGAATTCCAGGCCATGGCACAAACTCCGGCGCTTACCGGGGCACGGTTTTCCCAAATCCCGTTTTTAACCGGCGACTCTTCCGGCAGGTTTCTCCTGCTGTGCCGGCGCGTTGCAAAGACCGGGGTCCCGGAATCGATCGACGGGCTCAAGGGACACCAGAACCTCTGGTTGCGGGCGCATATTTCCGCCTATGATCCCGATCATGTTGTCGCGATCTTCGTGGATGTCACGGAACTGAAGATGGCAGCCGAGGCTCTCCGGCTCTCCAACCACAAACTGAACCTCCTCTCAAGCATCACGCGGCACGATATCCGCAACCAGATCCAGGCGCTCTACGGGTATTTCGGAATATTGATGATCAAACTCGAAGGGACACCCTGGCTCGAGTACATTCTCAAGGGTGCGCAGGTTGTCGATACCATCGAGCGACAGATCAGCTTCACCAAAGAGTACGAGGGCCTCGGGCGGCAGAACCCGGCCTGGCAGTCCGTTGCCCGGAGTATCGAGGGCACGGTAGGATCCCTGCCGATGAGGGAGATTCAGGTTACGCTCAAGACCGGCGGCCTGGAAATTTTTACCGACCCGCTTTTTGACAAGGTCTTTTACAATCTCATCGACAATGCCCTCCGGTATGGCGGCGAGAAGATGACGGAGATCCGGATTTTTTGCCAGGAGAGCAAAGAGGGACTTGTCATTGTGGTGGAGGATGACGGAACCGGCATTGCAGGGGAAGACAAGATCCGGTTGTTCACGAAAGGATTCGGGAAAAACACCGGCCTCGGGCTCTTCCTCTCCCGGGAGATCCTCGCGATCACCGGTATAACAATTACCGAGAATGGCGAGCCGGGAAAAGGGGCGCGGTTTGAGATCCACGTACCGCCCGACGGGTACCGGTTTACCTGAAATTCTCCGTTATCGTCCACACACTGCCATGACCGCATAGACGGTCGTTTTTTTCACACCCTCCTGAAAAATTTTGGTCGGGCGTTCCAGTAATTTCCCACCCGGATTTGTTCGTGGCTTTTTAAATTGGAAAAAACCCTGTGCCGGAACGGACAGGGGATCGCACCATATGCTTATTATGAACCAGCTCCTCATCATCCTTTACCGGGCAGGTACCTGATGGTGTGATGGCAGGTAAAGACGGGACGGCCAGAAAAAAGGGCCACACGGATACAACGCTGTTCAAAAAAATCTTCGACAACAGCCCCATCGGAATAGCCCTGACCACGCCGGATCTCCGGTTCATCTCCGTCAATCCCTCATGGATTTCCATGACCGGATACACGGAAGAGGAACTGCTCCAGCAGACAGTAAGAGACATCACCCATCCCGAACACGTTTCCGGGGACCTTGAACAGATGAGACACCTCGCATCCGGGGCAATTCCGTTCTACCGGACAGAAAAGCGGTACATCAGGAAGAATGGGAGCATCCTCTGGGGGCGGCTGATGGTCACGCCGCTCCGGGATACTTCGGGGAAACTGATGTATTTCCTCGCCCAGGTCGAGGATATCACCGTATACAGGGGTGCGGAACAGGAGATCCGGGAGTCCAACCGGAAGCTTAAGGAAGCACAGGAGCTCGCCCACCTGGGATTCTGGAACTGGGACATAACGACCGGCGCGGTCGAATGGTCGGACGAAGTGTACCGG includes these proteins:
- a CDS encoding esterase/lipase family protein, producing MKNEEHSGRIPAVLVHGWNSHPGIWNRLLPRLQEALIPAWVFDHTGLADRSIPEIAAAIGDFVQGKRDETGYYGNVDVVCHSVGTCIARYYLEVIDGERMTAHVRQLIGLGPPNNGSAMAELFFDPVQGAEIINRLTGVFVPPGYDPSSDRIVHDVRPGSAVMHNLRNAGIRQDMAYHIIVTGNPGESPDFFPLFHGATWEREEGGRYRPTFHGDGLVTHSESALPGISLDIITAGPGTDEESLPPGQFCHIHLPRNPVVMERVLGYLTLPADRT
- the rbcL gene encoding type III ribulose-bisphosphate carboxylase — protein: MAIDWYKEFVDLKYEPAKDDLVCLFYFEPAAGVSGREAAGRIASESSTGTWTTLFSMPPRMKALQATAFHIEGNVVKIAYPIELWEEGNTVQLMSGIAGNIFGMKAVRNLRLIDVALPPAYLKHFQGPHFGNDGIRKMMGIQKRPLTGAVPKPKIGFSAKEHADIGYETWMGGFDFVKDDENLTSTSFNKFEDRVKYMTKLRDKAEKETGEKKSAFLNITADVETMKKRADLLAANGWNYCMIDVVVAGTAAVMTMRDYCSDLGLAIHAHRAMHAALDRNRKHGISMQFLAKIMRLIGVSQIHTGTAVGKLTGSRKESLALANLLREKKTAAVEGMLLEQDWGKIKSAFPVSSGGLHPGLVPDVMDIYGPEMVLLVSGGIHGHPKGTRAGAKATMQAMEAWQEGVSLEEKAKKAKELKEALGKWGHYKPI
- a CDS encoding PAS domain S-box protein, with amino-acid sequence MKKHSDSRTDWQVQRDRIIGLGESSLRKSYYPELREKIAELEKKNRELHEAYELLASNEEELRQNYDELSRREQEIRSAKHYLEAIYEGSPDMIFVHSSDGHIIDVNENVLSAFAVSREELLSAVPSDMSGKGYTNEMALGYFQAALKTGKTEFEWVGKRKNGEEFPLDIRLRRIDHVRDDGTIEPRVLAILRDISEAKMAERALDQARKKLKLLNTVIFQDIQSTVFALSAYIQLSGSSRDGSKVTAYLDKEAFLISKIVSSLNFTKNYQDLGMQPPKWQNVGQVFLYAISHLDSLKIGRRMEVEGLEIYADLLLEKVFFNLVENRFVHGQGVTEIALTYRESVNGMTIVLTDNGVGIESEQKSRIFEQGGGKSSGLGLFLAREILSITGITITETGEAGKGVRFELLVPKGAYRFADPPQKTV
- a CDS encoding acyl-CoA thioesterase family protein; this translates as MPGKQDCLQCGKCCEKWGWDQKGIPEDLVPWIAEGRSDILRHVGITFADGRHSTAENLAAADLPCVTRIDYWVSPKGKKLTHCPFFFRAGDGKVYCRIHMTKPAVCIGFTPWNEAIRDYALSCPACRNTVP
- the ercA gene encoding alcohol dehydrogenase-like regulatory protein ErcA, whose translation is MTKEQFELRKFVAPEFVIGSDARFLTGRYAKNFGAQNVLVVTGPHIIDAGWVKDVTASLEEDDIAFTVFSGVTPNPRDSEVMAGANVYDEAGCDAIVAVGGGSPIDCAKGIGIVSSNKRTILDFEGVDQIRVPPPPMICIPTTAGTGADVSQFAIINDTQRKVKIAIISKMIVPDIALVDPEPLSSLSPELTAHTGMDAFTHSVEAFVSNASSPVTDVHAFESIQLMTGFLLKAYQNPENLEYRYQTMLGSLGAGLAFSNASLGAVHAMAHSLGGFSDLPHGECNSLLLEHVMAFNYDSCPERYETVGKAMGLDLASPSPAERKDRIIGSVRNLREALGITDTLGDLGVTKADIPQLAKNALHDPCMATNPRQPAATDIERIYEEAL
- a CDS encoding response regulator, with protein sequence MAGNGKPSVFIVEDESVVALDIRDVLTGFGYRVEGIAKTGEDALKRIPASLPDIVLMDIHLAGEMDGIDTADRIHSEYHIPVIFLTAYADEALIERAKQTLPFGYIIKPFGERELHSAIEVAIYKSGMEKRLKESEEKFRTLFDCIPDALCYCRMIRSEDGTLTNLEVITANPEFQAMAQTPALTGARFSQIPFLTGDSSGRFLLLCRRVAKTGVPESIDGLKGHQNLWLRAHISAYDPDHVVAIFVDVTELKMAAEALRLSNHKLNLLSSITRHDIRNQIQALYGYFGILMIKLEGTPWLEYILKGAQVVDTIERQISFTKEYEGLGRQNPAWQSVARSIEGTVGSLPMREIQVTLKTGGLEIFTDPLFDKVFYNLIDNALRYGGEKMTEIRIFCQESKEGLVIVVEDDGTGIAGEDKIRLFTKGFGKNTGLGLFLSREILAITGITITENGEPGKGARFEIHVPPDGYRFT